The window CCCGTGCGACCTCGCGCTGAACACGGGATACATCAGCGGCACTATTCCGATAACACCGCCAAATCCGGGGCAGACCACTCTGGTCCAGGTTTTTGCCGAGGACGCCGGAACCAACAACGTTGAAAGCGCGCTCGCGATGCCGGTTATCGTCAGGAACTCGAGCCCCGACAGGGTCAAATATACGCTGAATGTCCCGCCCTCGGTTCCCGCCTTTGATCTGTTCGCGACGACGATCGATCTCTACCAGGGGGTCACCGATCCGTATCAGGGCCACACCATCGCGGTGCTGTCAGACGTTACCGGGCCGGGAGAACCGTCCGGGCCCAACCACGTGTGCACCCCCGCACCGGGGGATTTTCCTGATGACCAAAAGATCGCCTGCGTCGGTCACGGCAGCGTGACGGGTAGTGTCGCCAACGCCAACCTCGGCACCTCGGTGGTCTTGTCGAAGCAAGCCGGCGTAGATGTGAATAACAATCCGATTTACGTGGCGATAACCAATACTCTCGTGCAGAATCAGGCGCCAAATACCCCCTCGAGCAGCAATTACTCCTTCTGCGCTCCCGCCGACATTTATCAGGTACAAGAGTGGCAGCTCCCGATACCCGATTCCTCTGCGGCGCCGTCGTCGTCGCCTACAGCTTCACCGGTTCCCGACACCGCCGCGGTTGTCATTATTCCGACGCCTCTGTCAGCCGGTGGCGCCAATCCGACTCCAACGCCGGCGATCAATTGTCCGACCAACTGCGAGAATCCCGACGGCACCTGCCCCGGCATCTGCAACAACGTAGTCCAGGCGCTACCCCCAGGGTCGCCGACGCCGACGCCGACACCGACGCCGCCGCTGTGATCGCGATGGCAAGCCGGGCGACGCGGTATCTGTTGCGAGCTTTGCCGATGAGCGCGCTCGGCGCCGCGATCGCCTTTTCAGTCGCGGCCTGCAACAACCAGACTGGATTCTCCGGGAGCGTCGGTAATACGCCCAACGGCCCGGCGCTCGCTTCGTACGACATTCTCGGCACTATCGGCACGCCATTTACCGCCACCGTATCGGACGCGCGATCATCGTGGACGCTTCAGGGGGTCACCCCGCTTAGCATCTTAATCGCCAACAACATCCTGCCGGCCGCAATCGTCGCGACCAAAACCACCAGCAACAGCAACCTGCTCAGCGTCGAAGTAATCCACGGCAACCAAGTGATCGATCTCCAGTCCACCAGCGCGCCTTTTGGCACCGTGTCGGTGCAGACCGGCGGTATCCCAAGCTCGATCGCATCGCCGGCGTCCCCGGACCTGCGGATTTTCGTCGCCGGTCCCGCCCAGCAGCGCTACTCCGCGCTGGTCGAGGACATCACCACTGGATGGGTGATCGACTCACGCGCGCCGACGTTGATCCTGTTCGACAACCCTGACGGAAAAGTGGATGCCACCTTTTTCGGAAGTCATGACTTCGGCAGTTTCACTCTCAACATGACGCTCAACGGCGCCGTGGTGGCAACCGTCGTTCACGGCCCCGACGCAACGATTCGCGAGCCATGACCGGCGTCCCATGTTGAGTCAGCGCCCGCGGCGGCTGCGCAATTCGCGCGCATAGCTGCCGATCGGTCGAAGCCGCGCTCGATCGTCCCGGTTCGTTTGACAGCCTCCCGCATTCGTCATAGTTAGCCTCTGTAACCAGTGACCGAGCCATTCGAAAACGCGTCTAGATCTTCCCGCCTCTGAAATCATTCTATGAATTCGCAGCTCGTACGCCGGGTCTTGTTGGTAGTGGCAATCATTGTGGCCGCCGCCGCCGCGATTCCCGCGTTTCACTTCTATCGCTACATCGAAAGCCACGTCAGCACCGACGACGCCTACGCCGATGGCACGGTCGCGCTGGTTTCCTCGCGTGTTGCCGGCACCGTCACCAACGTTTATGTCGAGGACAACTGGACGGTTAAGGAAGGCCAGTTGTTGTTGACCCTGGATCCGCGCGACTTCGACGTCCGTGTCCGGCAGGCACAGGCTCAGCTCGAGCGCGCCCGGCAATCCGTCGACGAGCTCTACGCGCTGGTGCAAGCGGCGCGGTCGGGCGTGTCGCTCACCGCGTCGCAACTCAAGCAGGCGCAAATCGATTTCGTGCGCGCCAAGTCGTTGAAGGAACAAGGCGTCGTCTCCATCGAGCAATACGATCAGGCCAACACCGGCCTGCGCATCGCGATCGCCGATGAAGCGCTCGCGGAGCATCAATTGGCGCAGGCCGAGGCCGCCCTCGGATCGTCCGACGACGACCATTCGCGCTACGCACGCCCGGTCGTCAAGCAGGCCGAAGCCGCTCTGGAAGCCGCCAAGCTCGACCTCGGCTACACCAGGCTGACCGCGCCGTTCGCGGGCATCGTGACTCATAAGACCGCCCACGTTGGCAATCGGGTCCAGGTCGGAGAACCCCTGCTCGCGATCGTCCCGCTTGGCGGGCTCTACATCACGGCGAACTTCAAGGAGACCCAGCTCACCGACGTGCGCGTCGGTCAAAAAGCGGAGATCGTCGCCGACATCTATCCCAACTACACCTACCGCGGACACGTCGATTCGATCAGCATGGGCACCGGCGCGGCCTTCTCGCTGCTGCCGCCCGAGAACGCGACTGGCAACTGGGTCAAGGTCGTGCAGCGCGTGCCGGTCAAGATTGTTATCGAAGGGCCCGAGCCTCGGGACAAACCGCTGCGGCTGGGACTGTCGGTCGAAGTTGCGATCGATCTCAGCGATCGCAGCGGACCCTTGCTCTCGTCGGTGGTGCAGCAGCGTTTCCAGAAGAACGGCCAGACGCTCCCCAACGAGACACTCAAGATGGCGCCGATGCCCCCGTCGCCGGCCGAACCACCGCCGCCCAGCGCAACCCAGCAACATTTCATGCCTCGCGCGATGCCCTGATCGATCGGCCCGCTCAGGATGTCGGGTTCCCGAAGACCTCTTACCCGCCTCGCGTAAAGTAACGCGCGAGGTAAGTTCCCCTCTTAACTTTCTAACAGGCCGTCAGGCCGCATCTTCTTTTAGCATCGGGTGCAGGGGTCAGCCCTGCCACCTGACACGCGTGTCAGTTCGGTTGCGACTTTTCTCCGCGTGTATTACGCTGCCATTCGCGCTGATTCTCCGCCCGCGCTTCATCCAATGCTCGACCTTAACGACATTGAGCAACGCCTGTCCGCGTACCTTTGCGCACCGGTCTCGCGCCTGAGCGTCCTTGCCAGCGGATGGGAAACTACGGTCTTCGAGTTCACGCTCCAATCGGCGTCGAAGGCGTTCGCGCCCATCCGGGCCGGCCAATCGATGGTGTTGCGCTTCTATCAAGGCTCCGAGGCCGACGCCAAAGGCGCCCGCGAATACACCACCATCGATCGCCTGTTCGCCGCCGGCTACTGCGTCCCGCGCCCCTACGCCTTCGAGGCCGATCACCGCGCGTTGGGCGCGCCGTTTTTCATCATGCAGCGGCTGACGGGCGGTCCGCTGTTCACGATCCGCAGCTTTCCGAGTTCGTTAAAGACTTTCTCGATGGCATTTTTTTCTTTCGTCCGCGCGCAATCGAGACTCCACCAGCTCGATCCCGCCAGCGCGGCCCTGCGCGAGATTCCGCGCGCATATGCGCCAGTCGCAGGCGCCGGCGCTGACCCCGGCTCCGCTTTGCTCGATCGCGTGCTTGCGATCATCGCCCATCGCGTCGAGACCGGCCCGCTGCCCGGTCTGCGCGAGGCGCTCAACCTGGTTGCCGAACGCGCGGCCAGGTTTCGCCACAGCCCCGATTCGCTCCTGCATATGGACTATCATCCGCTCAACGTGATGGTGGATGGGGTGCGGGTGACCGGCGTCATCGATTGGGTGAACGCCGACGTCGGCGATCGCCATCTCGACGCTGCGATGACGGCCGTGATTCTGTCCTCGTCGGCGCTGGAGAACCCGCGATGGATGCGCGACAACATCGTCGGCAACGGGCTTCGCGCCGGCTTCGCGGCGTTGTACATGCCGCTCTACCACGCGATGGCGCCGATCGAGTTCGAGCGCTTCCGTTACTGCCAGGCGGTCGCGGCGCTGCTGCGGCTCTCGATGCTCGGGATGATGCGGGCGCGCGGTCCCGAGGTCGTCGGCTTCCGCCGCGAGGCGATCCATGAAGTCACGCCGGCGGTCGTCAGATTGCTCAGCCGCTACGCCACCCGCAAGAGCGGCGCCGCGGTCGCGCTCGAGGCGCCCACGCCGCAGCCGGCCTGAACCGCGCTCGCTCGCGCCTCTCGCATTCGCCTGAAAAAATCGCTAACAAGTTGGGCATGAGAAAGTGTTATGCAACTGCGTTGGTGTTGATTAGCTGGTACCTGATGCTGCCGCCGCCGGTCTTTCCGCCGGTGCAGGACGCGTCGGGCAATTACAAAGTGAACAGCACGGCGCCGATGTCCCAATGGCTCAAGTTCAAAACGCTTGAATCCGAACATGCCTGCAAGGCGCAATTGAAGAAGATGGAGCCTTTCTACAAATGCGTCAAAAGCGACGACCCCGCGCTGAAGGCTTCCGTCCCAGCCCCAGCCGCGGCTGGTGGCCCCGGCACCTCGACTGTCTCCGGCGCCGCCACCAGTCACATGCAATAGGCTGCCGCTCGCGCTCTCCGCGATTGTTCCTCCCTTCACCTGTTCTAACAGGCCGTCAGGCCGCATCTGCTTCCTTACTGAGGTGCAGGGGTCACTTCTGCCCGTGGCGACGGCAGCGCAGTATTAAGCAGTTGGCAGGGGCCCCGCGCCCGACAACGGCGGGCGGCCTTAATACTGGGTGCAGGGGTCACCCCTGCCGAATCAATTCGCGCAGCACGAACGGCAGGATTCCGCCGTGCCGGATGTACTCGACCTCCTCGGGCGTATCGACCCGCAGCGTCGCCTCGAACTCGATCGGCTTGCCGCTGGACTGCGCGTGTACTTTCACCGCCTGACGCGGCTTGATCCCCGCCTTCAATCCCGTGATCGAAAATACTTCCTTCCCGGTCAGTCCGAGCTTCTCGCGGCTGTCGCCGCCCTTGAACTCCAGCGCCAGCACGCCCATCCCGATCAGGTTGCTGCGATGGATTCGCTCGAAGCTCTCCGCGATTACCGCGCGCACGCCCAGCAGTTGCACGCCCTTGGCGGCCCAATCGCGCGACGAGCCCGTGCCGTATTCCTTGCCCGCGATCACTATTAGCGGAGTCCCTGCTTTGCAGTAACGCTCCGACGCGTCGAAGATCGTCATCCGCTCGCCGTCCGGAATATGCGCGGTGAAGCCGCCTTCCACCCCCGGCACCATCAGGTTCTTGAGCCGGATATTCGCCAGCGTCCCGCGCATCATTACTTCATGATTTCCGCGCCGCGATCCGTACGAGTTGAAATCCTTGGGCGCCACGCCATGTGCGATCAGATACTTGCCCGCCGGACTGTCGGCCGCGATCGAGCCGGCCGGCGATATATGATCCGTCGTCACGCTGTCGCCGAGCACCGCCAGCGCCCGCGCTCCGCTGATATCGGAGAGCTCGCCCACCTTGGCCGTCACCCCGTCGAAAAACGGCGGCGCCTTCACGTAGGACGAATCCTTCTCCCAGTGGAACAGGTTGCCCTCCGGCACGGCCAGGCTCTTCCATCGCTCGTCGCCGTCGAACACCTGGCCGTACTCGCTCTTGAACATCGCGGCGTCAACTGAACCCGCCAGCGCCGCCGCCACTTCCTCCTGCGACGGCCAGATGTCGCGCAGATACACCGGGCGTCCGTCTAAACCCGTGCCGAGCGGCTCGTGCTCGACGTCGATATCCATCGTGCCCGCAATCGCGTATGCAACCACCAGCGGCGGCGACGCCAGGTAGTTGAATCGCACCGAGGGATTGATCCGCCCCTCGAAATTGCGATTGCCGCTCAGAATCGCGCATGCCACCAGGTTGCCCTGCTTCACCGCCCCCGCGATCTCCTCCGCGACCGGCCCGCTGTTGCCGATGCAGGTCGTGCATCCGTAGCCGACCAGGTTGAAGCGCAGCTTGTCGAGCGACTCGGTCAGCCCCGCGCGCTTGAGGTACTGCGTCACGACCTTGGAACCCGGCGCCAGGCTGGTCTTCACCCACGGCTTGACCGTCAGCCCGCGCGCGACCGCCTTTTGCGCGAGAATTCCCGCCGCGAGCATCACCGACGGATTCGACGTGTTCGTGCAGCTGGTGATCGCGGCGATCACGATCGAGCCATGCGTCAGCGCGTAGCTCCCGCCCTCGGAATGCACTTCGACCTTGTTGGCGATATGGCCGAGCTTCGATTCGACAATCGCCGCTTCGCCCGCCGACGCGCCGTTGCCGCCTTCGGCCACCCATTTCGCCAGCTCTTTGCGATCGACGCTCGGATGCTGCTCGAATTCCTTGGCAAGCTCGCTGCGGAAACCGCTCTTCGCCGCGGTCAGCGCAACTCGATCCTGCGGACGGCGCGGCCCCGCCATGCTCGGCACGACGCTGCCGAGATCGAGTTCGAGAGTGTCGGAAAATTTCGGCTCGGGCGCATCGGCGGAATTAAACAGGCCTTGCGCCTTGCAGTAGGCCTCGATCAGTTTGATTTGGGCGTCGCTGCGCCCCGTCAGCCGCAGATAAGTGAGCGTCTGATCGTCAACCGGAAAAAATCCCATCGTCGCGCCATACTCGGGCGACATGTTGCCCAGCGTCGCGCGATCCGCCACCGGCAGCGACTTGAGCCCCGGCCCGAAGTATTCAACGAATTTGCCGACCACGCCCTTCTTGCGCAGCATCTGCGTGACCGTCAGCACCAGGTCGGTTGCGGTCGCCCCCGGACGCAGGCTGCCCGCCAGCCGAAACCCGATCACTTCGGGAATCAGCATCGGCACCGAGCGCCCGAGCATCGCGGCTTCAGCTTCGATTCCGCCCACGCCCCATCCCACCACGCCCAGACCGTTGATCATCGTGGTATGCGAATCCGTGCCAATCACCGTGTCCGGATACGCCTCGCCGTTCTTCGACGAAAAAACCACCGGCGCAAGATATTCCAGATTCACCTGGTGAACGATTCCAGTGTCGGGTGGAACCACGCGGAAGTTGTCGAATGCGCCCTGCCCCCAGCGCAGAAAAAGATAGCGCTCGCGGTTGCGCTCGAATTCCAGCCGCGCGTTGGCCGCGAACGAATCGGCGCTGCCAAAAGAATCGACCTGCACCGAGTGATCGATCACCAGGTCAACCGGCTGCAGCGGGCTGATCTTGGCGGGATCGCCGCCGAGGCGTTTGATCGCGTCGCGCATCACCGCCAGATCCGCCACCACCGGCACGCCCGTGAAATCCTGCAGCAGCACGCGCGCCGGCATGAACGAGATTTCCCGCTCTCCGCCCTTGCCGTTCCATTTGGCCAGCGCCTCGACCTGCCCGGTCGTCACGACCGCGCCGTCCTCGTGCCGCAGCACGTTCTCCAGCATCACCTTGATCGAATACGGCATCCGCGCCAGCGAATACCCGCGCTTCTCCAGCGCTTCGAGCTTGAAGATCGTGTAGCTTTTGCCTTCCACCGAAAGCGTCGAACGAGCACCGAAACTGTTAGTCGCCATTGATCGAGTCCTGCCTTCCTCGCGCGGTAACTGGGTTGATAGGTTGCTGGAATGTGACGCGCGCTCCCAATCCGGCGCGCCCAACCAATCCGATTCGATTTGCTATGCGTTCAGAATACCCCGTGAGCGCGCCCAATCAACCGGCTGGATTAACTCCGGCGCGATGCGCGCGCGGGCGCCGGGCCATGCAATCCGTCGAACACCAGCGAGCGTCCATCGGAATGAAATCGCATCGCGGCCAGAATGCCGACCCGCGGCGATTCCAGAGCCGCCACACCGTCGATTGAATCGAGCGTGATGCGCGGCTTCAGCGCCAGAACAGCCGCCACCGCCGCGCCAAAACTCTCGTCGCCGGCGCCGCCTTCGCCCGCCGTGATCATCGCGCGCCCCTGCAATCCCGCGATCACGCGGCCGGCGCGAATCACCACGACGTTGGCCGCCTCGCGCGCGATACCGCATCCGGCAATCACGGCGCCGTACGGATTGGCGGGATCGATTGCGCTCAACGCAATCGGTTTATCTCGCGCCGCAATAAGACTGCGCGCCGCGCGCAGCATCTGCACCGCCTCCGGCAGCGCATATTGTTCCCCCGAAATCGATCTCACGAACCACCCGCGCCTAATCGCGCCGCCATATTCCAGCCGCCGCAGCGCATACGCGATCTCGTTCCACGAGATATGCGCCGACTCCAGCCCGAGCATCTCCCGGGCGAGAATTCCATGGCGCTCGAGCAATTTGAGCGCGAGATCCCGCGCGTCATCCGGGCTGCCTGCCCGATGCTCGCCCGCGCGTATCAGCGACCATCGGCCCGCCAGGCTCGACTTCAGCCGTGCGCGAACCGCAGCGTCGTGGCGAGTCGCCGGGCGGCGCGCGACCGGCTCCAGCGCGCGCTCGGCGCCGCGATCGCCGGCAAACATCCGCAGCGGCGCAAAGTTGTCGTTGCTCACGCGCCCCGCCGCCGCCATCCGCCATAGCGCGGACAATGCGTCGCGCTCCGAAACATTCGCGCGCTCCGCGACCTCATCCAGGTACTGCGCGCCCGCGGCTCCCAGCGCCTCCAGCACCGCCTGCTCCTTCGCGTCCCCCGGCGCGGATGCTTCGCGCGGTACAAACAGGCTGGCCTTGCGCGCAATGAATGTGACCCGCAACGGCGTGCTCGCGCCAGGCGCGCCTTCGACCCCTTCGTCGGCAACGGCGACCCACTTCATCCGGCCGCTCATGCAGACCAGGTCGAGCATCTCGGGCCGATAGCCTGCGATGCGCGCCGGGATAATCGCGCGCTCCCAAATCTCGGGCGTCGCCGCGATACCTGATAACTGTTCGAGCACCGTCGCGACGCCGCTCTGATCGGCCGGCAGCTCAGCGCCGCCGACACGCATCCATCGCAGCCGAAACGCCGCGTACTCGTGATCCGCGCACGGCTCGATTTCAGCGCGCACCCGCGCCAGCGTCATCCGATGAATCCGTTCCAGGTTGTAGCGGTCGCACCACTGAATCGCGTCGGCGCGAGTGAAATGACCGCGAAAAATTCCGCCCGCCCCTTCCAGCGCTGCGAGATTCCGCTCGACGTCCGATTCTTTGAGATGCAGCCGCGCCGCGATTTCACCGGCCGTCGCCGGTCCGCAAGTCTTCATCGCGCGGTGCACGAGTTCGGCGCGCGCACCGTCGCCATCGCGGCCCTCGTCGCTCGATTGGTAACCGCCGTCAATCGACGCGGTGGAATATGCGGCGGCAAAGATGGCCTTATCTTCGCTCGCAATGATTTGCGCTGGCGCTTCGCTGCTTACGCTGACACGTGCGATCCGCCGCTCCGCGTCCAGCTCCGCAATCATCGCGCGGCCGTTCTCGCCGGCGCGTTCTTCAACCTCGGCCTGCGTGAGCGAACCGTGCGCCCGGATCAATTCGTACAATTCATCGCGCGAGCGCGGCCTGCGTCCGGCCGCGCGGCCCGTCACTTCGGCGACGACGCTGCTGACCGCCTCCGCCGAGAGCAGCTCGGAAAGGTCTTCTTTGCGCAGTACGTCCTCGGCCATGCCACGATTCATCGTCACGGTCCGCGACCGGCGATTGGCGCGTTCGCCGTCGTCGAGAAATGAATAGTCCGACGCGAGCAGGATACGATGGGCAAACACCGACGGCGCGATCGCATCGACGGCGACGCTGCGAATCGCGCCGCTCTCGATACCTTCGAGCATCCGCACCGTGCGCGGCAGGTCGGTGGACTCCTCCAGGCATTCGCGAATCGTTTCCTCGATCAGAAAATGGTCCGGGAGTTCGATCGTGGCCGGCCGATTCTCGAAGCAGGCTTGCTGGCCGGGAAAAATCGCGGACAGAAGCTCCTGCGAGCGGATGCGTTGAATCCAGGCAGGCACCTTCTTGCCGTGCGATGAGCGCATCACCGCCAGCGCGCGCGTGGCGACGTGGCGGAAGCGCACTTCGAACATCGGCGCAGCCAGCAGAGCCTGGATAAGTACCTCGCGCGCGTTGCGCGCCTTCAGCATGCCGAACAGAGTGTCGAGCGGAAAACTATGCCGCGAATTCAGCGCGAGCAGCACCCCGTCGTCGATCGCCGACGCCTGGATTTCGAAATCAAACGACTGGCATAGGCGCTTTCGAATCGCCAGGCCAAGTCCGCGATTGAGGCGGATACCGAATGGCGTGTGAATGACGATTTGCGTGCCGCCCACGCCGTCGAAGAAGCGCTCGACGACGACGGTCCTTTCGTCCGGGATCGCGCCGAGCGCCTCGACCCCGCGGCGGACGTAGTCAACGGCCTGCATGGCGGCGCGCTCCGACATCGCGCATTCGCTCGTCAGCCAGTCGGCCGCCGATTCGTTGCGTTCGAGACGGCTCCAAATCTCGCGCCGAAGGTCGCAAATCTCCGCCGACAGCGCCTGCGAGCGCCCGCCCGCCTCGGTCTGCCAGAACGGCAGCGTCGGCGCCATCCCGGGCGCCGGCTCGACCATCAGGCGTCCGCGCGAGATGCGCTGAATCTGCCAGGGCATCGAGCCGAGCGAGAACACGTCGCCGCGCGACGATTCCTGCGCGAAGTCTTC of the Candidatus Binatus sp. genome contains:
- a CDS encoding HlyD family secretion protein, producing MNSQLVRRVLLVVAIIVAAAAAIPAFHFYRYIESHVSTDDAYADGTVALVSSRVAGTVTNVYVEDNWTVKEGQLLLTLDPRDFDVRVRQAQAQLERARQSVDELYALVQAARSGVSLTASQLKQAQIDFVRAKSLKEQGVVSIEQYDQANTGLRIAIADEALAEHQLAQAEAALGSSDDDHSRYARPVVKQAEAALEAAKLDLGYTRLTAPFAGIVTHKTAHVGNRVQVGEPLLAIVPLGGLYITANFKETQLTDVRVGQKAEIVADIYPNYTYRGHVDSISMGTGAAFSLLPPENATGNWVKVVQRVPVKIVIEGPEPRDKPLRLGLSVEVAIDLSDRSGPLLSSVVQQRFQKNGQTLPNETLKMAPMPPSPAEPPPPSATQQHFMPRAMP
- a CDS encoding phosphotransferase — translated: MLDLNDIEQRLSAYLCAPVSRLSVLASGWETTVFEFTLQSASKAFAPIRAGQSMVLRFYQGSEADAKGAREYTTIDRLFAAGYCVPRPYAFEADHRALGAPFFIMQRLTGGPLFTIRSFPSSLKTFSMAFFSFVRAQSRLHQLDPASAALREIPRAYAPVAGAGADPGSALLDRVLAIIAHRVETGPLPGLREALNLVAERAARFRHSPDSLLHMDYHPLNVMVDGVRVTGVIDWVNADVGDRHLDAAMTAVILSSSALENPRWMRDNIVGNGLRAGFAALYMPLYHAMAPIEFERFRYCQAVAALLRLSMLGMMRARGPEVVGFRREAIHEVTPAVVRLLSRYATRKSGAAVALEAPTPQPA
- the acnA gene encoding aconitate hydratase AcnA translates to MATNSFGARSTLSVEGKSYTIFKLEALEKRGYSLARMPYSIKVMLENVLRHEDGAVVTTGQVEALAKWNGKGGEREISFMPARVLLQDFTGVPVVADLAVMRDAIKRLGGDPAKISPLQPVDLVIDHSVQVDSFGSADSFAANARLEFERNRERYLFLRWGQGAFDNFRVVPPDTGIVHQVNLEYLAPVVFSSKNGEAYPDTVIGTDSHTTMINGLGVVGWGVGGIEAEAAMLGRSVPMLIPEVIGFRLAGSLRPGATATDLVLTVTQMLRKKGVVGKFVEYFGPGLKSLPVADRATLGNMSPEYGATMGFFPVDDQTLTYLRLTGRSDAQIKLIEAYCKAQGLFNSADAPEPKFSDTLELDLGSVVPSMAGPRRPQDRVALTAAKSGFRSELAKEFEQHPSVDRKELAKWVAEGGNGASAGEAAIVESKLGHIANKVEVHSEGGSYALTHGSIVIAAITSCTNTSNPSVMLAAGILAQKAVARGLTVKPWVKTSLAPGSKVVTQYLKRAGLTESLDKLRFNLVGYGCTTCIGNSGPVAEEIAGAVKQGNLVACAILSGNRNFEGRINPSVRFNYLASPPLVVAYAIAGTMDIDVEHEPLGTGLDGRPVYLRDIWPSQEEVAAALAGSVDAAMFKSEYGQVFDGDERWKSLAVPEGNLFHWEKDSSYVKAPPFFDGVTAKVGELSDISGARALAVLGDSVTTDHISPAGSIAADSPAGKYLIAHGVAPKDFNSYGSRRGNHEVMMRGTLANIRLKNLMVPGVEGGFTAHIPDGERMTIFDASERYCKAGTPLIVIAGKEYGTGSSRDWAAKGVQLLGVRAVIAESFERIHRSNLIGMGVLALEFKGGDSREKLGLTGKEVFSITGLKAGIKPRQAVKVHAQSSGKPIEFEATLRVDTPEEVEYIRHGGILPFVLRELIRQG
- a CDS encoding DEAD/DEAH box helicase, with protein sequence MPTALDDFHPAVRTWFERRFAAPSRAQELGWPVIGAATPAPGFDVLLCAPTGSGKTLAAFMWAINGLVVGAARNGLRDEVSVLYVSPLKALANDIRLNLEEPLDGVRDAGAEAGLDLSRIRAGLRTGDTSASERAGMLRRPPHILVTTPESLFILLTSPRFREKLAAVRHVIVDELHALAGNKRGAHLGLTLERLERFVTSRGNARPNRIGLSATLNPIEKLAGFLAGYEVARDNSRSPRPIKIVRADDRVRTMDLEVIAPGPELGPLATHPHWEAMYDEVARLIGQHRTTLVFTLSRRFAERVALNLQKRLGADAVMAHHGSLARAERLLAEQRLKRGELKAIVATASLELGIDVGAVELVCQLDSPKSISAAIQRVGRSGHSLGATPKGRFFALTTDDLLECGAAVRAIRRGHLDEVEIPMGCADVAAQQIIAIAAEEEEIAEAELLRVLRSAYNFGDLDAHKMRHLLEQLAAEFPEKITGASPKIFFDRVNARVRPRRSARLSAITSGGTIPEAGNYDVVIESEGRKVGDVEEDFAQESSRGDVFSLGSMPWQIQRISRGRLMVEPAPGMAPTLPFWQTEAGGRSQALSAEICDLRREIWSRLERNESAADWLTSECAMSERAAMQAVDYVRRGVEALGAIPDERTVVVERFFDGVGGTQIVIHTPFGIRLNRGLGLAIRKRLCQSFDFEIQASAIDDGVLLALNSRHSFPLDTLFGMLKARNAREVLIQALLAAPMFEVRFRHVATRALAVMRSSHGKKVPAWIQRIRSQELLSAIFPGQQACFENRPATIELPDHFLIEETIRECLEESTDLPRTVRMLEGIESGAIRSVAVDAIAPSVFAHRILLASDYSFLDDGERANRRSRTVTMNRGMAEDVLRKEDLSELLSAEAVSSVVAEVTGRAAGRRPRSRDELYELIRAHGSLTQAEVEERAGENGRAMIAELDAERRIARVSVSSEAPAQIIASEDKAIFAAAYSTASIDGGYQSSDEGRDGDGARAELVHRAMKTCGPATAGEIAARLHLKESDVERNLAALEGAGGIFRGHFTRADAIQWCDRYNLERIHRMTLARVRAEIEPCADHEYAAFRLRWMRVGGAELPADQSGVATVLEQLSGIAATPEIWERAIIPARIAGYRPEMLDLVCMSGRMKWVAVADEGVEGAPGASTPLRVTFIARKASLFVPREASAPGDAKEQAVLEALGAAGAQYLDEVAERANVSERDALSALWRMAAAGRVSNDNFAPLRMFAGDRGAERALEPVARRPATRHDAAVRARLKSSLAGRWSLIRAGEHRAGSPDDARDLALKLLERHGILAREMLGLESAHISWNEIAYALRRLEYGGAIRRGWFVRSISGEQYALPEAVQMLRAARSLIAARDKPIALSAIDPANPYGAVIAGCGIAREAANVVVIRAGRVIAGLQGRAMITAGEGGAGDESFGAAVAAVLALKPRITLDSIDGVAALESPRVGILAAMRFHSDGRSLVFDGLHGPAPARASRRS